CACATCCTTACCCATCCGAGTGAAGATTTGATTTACTTCCTCCTCGGTGAGAGGCTGCGGCAAGGTTGCGCTCTTAACGAAATCGATCACCCCCTGCACCTGGCGGAGCAGGTATCTGTTTGCGTTGTCAAGGTTCATCTTTATCAGAACATAACCCGGGTAAATCTTTTTTATGGTCGTGCGCTTCTTTCCCCTCACGTTTTCAAGCTTCTTCTCGTAGGGGATCACTATCTGCTCGACATCCTTTCCCAGCTGGCCGTGCTCGATCATATGGTTGATACCATTGAGCACCTTCTCCTCATATCCGGAAAGAACATGTAGAACGTACCAGCGCACTTTTTGCTCCCGCCACGGGGCGGCGGAATGCTCCTTTAAAAGAAAATATTGAAAACCTGGGTTATCACAATGTCCATCAACGAAAGCAAAAGGGC
The genomic region above belongs to bacterium and contains:
- the nusG gene encoding transcription termination/antitermination factor NusG, translated to MRWYVLHVLSGYEEKVLNGINHMIEHGQLGKDVEQIVIPYEKKLENVRGKKRTTIKKIYPGYVLIKMNLDNANRYLLRQVQGVIDFVKSATLPQPLTEEEVNQIFTRMGKDVPEVETSYKVGDTVKVLSGPFVEAIGKVKEIEPERHKVKIMVSIFGRDTQVELDFEQVEVFDAYVEAEKDEAD